The window CATAATACTGGAAACACATGAGGATCGCTAAAATCAGGATCTCCATTGGGTAATTTTCGACAGATAAGTTCATCAAAAATATGAATTTCTTTACCTTCAAAATTCCGAAAAGCTTGATAAGAATTATCTCGATCTTGTAAATGAACCGCTAGTGCTAGTCGATAATTTTGACTAACATTAGGATAACTACCGTGGATTGTCCAACAATGATGAAAACTGACTTGACCTTTCTTTAAAGTCATCGGAACTTTGACAATTTCTCGACCTGGTTTTGGTAATTTTTCCTCCATCTGTTCCAAATCGGGGTTATTAAAAAAGCGCGTATTTTCAGTTCCTAACCACTTATGACTTTTATCAATTACGACTAAAGGTCCTCTAGATTCGTCACAGTCATGAAAAGGAATCCAAGCTGTAATTAATTGCTGAGAACTACAGGTAGCCCAATAAGCGTGGTCTGCGTGCCATCCTACAGCCGTTTTAGTATTGTGACTAAAAGGGGGTTTATAGACAAGTTGATCGTCTAGCAGGCGAATTTGAGTAGTTCTGGTTAAACGCGCCGCGATCGCCCCTATGATAGGTTGTAGTGCTAGCTGTCTTAGTCCTTCACTTTGAAGAGAGACAAATTCGTTATTACGCACTACATCGTAGCCATCTTCTGGTTTCCAATCGCTGTAACCAGTACTCACGCTTAAAGGGCGATCGCGCTCTCCTCTATGATATCTTTCTGTTGCTACCGTCGCTTCGGCGATCGCTTCATCTGCAATAATCTTGGGGGATATGTACCAACCATGTTCCTCATAGAACGCCACATCCTCTTCAGTCGGTAGCAAAGCTAACTGTGCCTCTGAAAGATTTTGGTTAACGGCTAGCATAAATTTAATTAGGTAAGTTGTTTTTAAACACCTATATATTTGAAGTATGAAGCTGTTTGGCAAATAAAAATTGGATATTTCGGAGTTAGGTGAAAATGCGTGAAGTTCTTTCCGCGTCACCGTGTCAGTCTTAACTAAGAGATTAAATGCATATCAGCTTACTACGCTCTAGGTGGTAAAAATTAGAGAAAGAATTCATTGCACCTATCTCAAATTTTCTATAGTCTAAAATTTTCCTGGTTACAAATTTAGGAAATATGATTGTTTAATGACTCTACTCCTT is drawn from Merismopedia glauca CCAP 1448/3 and contains these coding sequences:
- a CDS encoding phytanoyl-CoA dioxygenase family protein — translated: MLAVNQNLSEAQLALLPTEEDVAFYEEHGWYISPKIIADEAIAEATVATERYHRGERDRPLSVSTGYSDWKPEDGYDVVRNNEFVSLQSEGLRQLALQPIIGAIAARLTRTTQIRLLDDQLVYKPPFSHNTKTAVGWHADHAYWATCSSQQLITAWIPFHDCDESRGPLVVIDKSHKWLGTENTRFFNNPDLEQMEEKLPKPGREIVKVPMTLKKGQVSFHHCWTIHGSYPNVSQNYRLALAVHLQDRDNSYQAFRNFEGKEIHIFDELICRKLPNGDPDFSDPHVFPVLWSELDR